The following proteins come from a genomic window of Halorussus halophilus:
- a CDS encoding M14 family metallopeptidase, with product MVRDQTTDEERARENHTVNRRNYLKGVSTAAAAATVGVGSLTAATGTAAAVSRSSYTIRTDTAEETTVYVIDADEAGPTVMVVGGMHGDEEAGYMTANKIKDWSIDRGKLVVLPEANKKAINNNSRNANLAGNDDGVVDLNDQFPEGSSPDGYLPEAIWGVVTDENIDFLWDMHSARGRYKNGSGSSVGQALFSTVAGDAERHRYHLQSYLNDNYVQNSENDFTGATSGSVKPMLKHKVGADLNTPAMIFETYEDLNLDRQIMWGTTVFQEFLQDEGLLDENLSYDGDGHAKNTPQDSNDKNSGLQFGVSNEYGQNVSITDLEIRPVNGASDQLRDHTLEEGKWKSELFIDADVQNGLTDVNNGLSLPGTIDLDADGHSDSADKEAILSSGSSSKVSLYQFKLNGSPTNMGAEECEFTLHYEMADGTRGFDTFTVSGFHRLEYTGDAKPINAPEDSNNHSSGVHFSVGNNTHSEMTIEEMTIDPANSNIDQLRDHTYQESKWNSELVIEADVQNGLTDVNNGLSLPGTIDLDADGHSDSADKNAVLSSGTTADVFLYQFKAGGSPIDLVGEDIDITIDYSLASGSSGSETFTLSL from the coding sequence ATGGTTCGCGACCAGACGACCGACGAAGAGCGCGCACGCGAGAATCACACAGTAAACCGCCGAAACTACCTGAAAGGCGTCTCGACAGCGGCCGCCGCCGCTACCGTCGGCGTCGGGTCGCTCACGGCCGCGACCGGAACCGCCGCGGCCGTCTCACGGTCGAGTTACACGATTCGGACGGACACGGCCGAAGAGACGACGGTCTACGTCATCGACGCCGACGAAGCAGGGCCGACCGTGATGGTCGTCGGTGGGATGCACGGCGACGAAGAAGCAGGGTACATGACCGCCAACAAAATCAAGGACTGGTCCATCGACCGCGGAAAACTGGTCGTCCTCCCCGAAGCGAACAAGAAAGCCATCAACAACAACAGTCGGAACGCCAATCTCGCTGGGAACGACGACGGCGTGGTCGACCTCAACGACCAGTTCCCCGAAGGCTCGTCTCCGGACGGCTACCTCCCCGAAGCAATCTGGGGCGTCGTCACCGACGAGAACATCGACTTCCTCTGGGACATGCACTCGGCGCGAGGGCGATACAAGAACGGTAGTGGTAGCAGCGTCGGACAGGCCCTCTTCTCGACGGTGGCTGGAGATGCCGAGCGCCACCGATACCACCTCCAGTCGTACCTCAACGACAACTACGTCCAGAACTCCGAGAACGACTTCACCGGTGCGACGAGCGGTTCGGTGAAACCGATGCTCAAGCACAAGGTCGGCGCCGACCTGAACACACCGGCGATGATCTTCGAGACGTACGAAGACTTGAACCTCGACCGCCAGATAATGTGGGGCACGACCGTCTTCCAAGAGTTCCTCCAAGACGAAGGCCTCCTCGACGAGAACCTCTCCTACGACGGCGACGGCCACGCGAAGAACACGCCGCAGGACAGCAACGACAAGAACTCCGGTCTCCAGTTCGGCGTCTCCAACGAATACGGCCAGAACGTCTCGATTACGGACCTCGAAATCCGGCCGGTGAACGGCGCGTCCGACCAACTGCGCGACCACACGCTCGAAGAGGGCAAGTGGAAGAGCGAACTGTTCATCGACGCCGACGTGCAGAACGGCCTCACCGACGTGAACAACGGCCTGTCACTGCCCGGTACCATCGACTTAGACGCCGACGGCCACAGCGACAGCGCCGACAAGGAAGCCATCCTGTCGAGTGGCAGTAGCTCGAAAGTGTCGCTCTACCAGTTCAAACTGAACGGGTCGCCGACCAACATGGGGGCCGAAGAGTGTGAGTTCACGCTCCACTACGAGATGGCCGACGGCACTCGTGGCTTCGATACCTTCACTGTCTCCGGGTTCCACCGTCTCGAATACACCGGTGACGCCAAGCCAATCAACGCGCCCGAGGACAGCAACAACCACAGCTCTGGCGTTCACTTCTCCGTCGGGAACAACACCCACTCGGAGATGACCATCGAGGAGATGACTATCGACCCCGCGAACTCCAATATCGACCAACTGCGCGACCACACCTACCAAGAGAGCAAGTGGAACAGCGAACTCGTCATCGAAGCTGACGTGCAGAACGGTCTCACCGACGTGAACAACGGACTCTCACTGCCCGGTACCATCGACTTGGACGCCGACGGCCACAGCGACAGCGCCGACAAGAACGCCGTCCTCTCGTCCGGGACGACTGCCGATGTCTTCCTCTACCAGTTCAAGGCCGGTGGCTCCCCGATAGACCTCGTGGGCGAAGACATCGACATCACCATCGACTACTCGCTCGCCAGCGGAAGCAGTGGCTCGGAGACGTTCACGCTCTCGCTATAA